Genomic DNA from Nicotiana tabacum cultivar K326 chromosome 21, ASM71507v2, whole genome shotgun sequence:
AAAGCTGAAAACATCAGATTTAACAGAGTATTGTCCATGCATAGCATACTCCGGCGACATGTAACCGCTATAGTACAACAATCAAGAAGAAATGTTAAGCTAGAAAAAGGatattttttaaaggaaaacaGACCTTTAACAACTTTCAGATTCTTAGTAGAAGTTGCAAATGTGCCTATATGCAATGATTCAATGAGCAATGTGAAAAGAGAAACAATAGAATCTAACTAGACAGGAAAGAGGATATATTCAATAGCTAATTCAAAACTTACTATGTCCCAACAATCCTGTTTGTTATTTCTTCACTTTGATCAATTTCAAATATTCTCGCCAttccaaaatctgatattttgggATTCATATCGGCGTCTAACAGTATATTGCTTGCTTTGAGATCACGGTGTATAACTCTTAGACGCGAATCCTCATGAAGGTAAAGTAGTCCACGTGCAATCCCTCCTATAATCTTGTAACGTCGAGACCAATTCAGTAGCTGCTGCTTTTCAGGATCTAAACATTTATCAGAAACAAAGTTACGTTTAGGCAAAAAGGTGTAAATCTTGGAATCAAGAAAACTAGCAATGACTACTTGAACTACCTCTTAAAGATCTTAAGAAATCACTCTATGTAGAATCTTGCATGTAAGTTGCATAAGCTAGATTTTAACTAAATGCATCTTTGTGATACATaggccaaaaaagaaaaagaaaaatagttcgGCGTACTAAGCGCCGGCTATATGTGCGATCCAAGGAAGGATCGGATCACATTGGATCTATGCACACAGTCTTACCTTGTCTTTTTGCAATAGGCTATTTCTTTCCATTATAAGAAACTTTAGCAACAAACCTAGTGCAATCCCACAAGTGGCGTCTGGGAGGGTAGTGCGTACCCAGACCTTGCctctaccttgtgaaggtagaaagGTTATTTCCGGCAAACCCTCAGCTCAAGGAAATCATAGCAGCAGCATTGTTGAAAAACAATACGGTAGCGTAGAAGCCATGGAAAAAGAGGCAGCaagataaaataagaaaataagatagCCGAAGCAAAAGAAACAATTAGTAGTAacaaaaatctaagaatatgaaaGTACGAGAATACTATTCATACTACTGCCATGGAAGATTTTAGCAACAAGAAGAATAAAATGAATATTAGCAGATTGAAAGTTGAAACCAACCAAATAAGAAATAGTCAAGGCTTTTGTTGGGGACAAATTCATAGACAAGTAGCTTTTCCTCTCCTTCAAAGCAATATCCCAATAGTCTCACTAAATTTCTATGTTGAAGCTTCGCGATCAATACGATCTCATTCTTAAATTCTTGTGCACCTTGCCCTGAATTTCTCGATAGCCTCTTCACAGCTATCTCTTGTCCATTAGGAAGTATACCCTGAGTGTGTAATAAGATATCGAATTATCAATACAAGTTAAGAATATAATGGAAGATGGACTGAATTGACAATATTTGGATGTGTTTGAGACGACTGAAGTCATTTTCGATAAAAAATAAGTGAGGGAATTCACAACGGAAAATGACTCTCATGGAAAACATTGttatggaaaaataattttcGTCGTAGCAAATACACCCCTTATGTTCTAAAACTGAATTCACCTTGTAGACAACACCAAATCCACCTTCACCAATTTCGTTGTCAGCTGAGAAGTTAGTCGTCGCAACTTGAATAGAGGTCAACTGATATTGCAGTGATTCAGCAGTTGAAATTTCATTTCCATctacacaaacaaataaattcTCCGAGTTTCAGCAGCTGCTACTTTGATTACTTTTAGTAACAGTACTACTAAAAAACTGGAATAAGCTACGAATTTCATCTCTAATTTTGTAGGACGAAAATTGTTCTAGTTATGCCAATTTACCTGTCATATCTTGTGCAACATTGAATTTTTGCGAAGCTCTTCTTCTTAGCCAAcagaaacaaaaaataaacagTAGAACTGAAACAGCAATAGGAACAACTATGGCAACTATTACTCCAGATGCAATTCCCCCTTTTCCTGCATcagttaaaaattgttttattcaAACATTAaacctacaacaacaacataggCCAAACATTAAACTTAGattaggaaaaaaaatataaGGTCCCAAAGAGAAAAGCGAAACAATAAATAAGTCACTAGAATTCATTGTGGTTGTCATTATCATCGTAGTTCTTTTTAAACTGTTGTGATTATGCTCAGAGGTGGAGCCAAGATTTAAAGTTACTGGGTTCGTAATTCTAGTATTTTTATGGTACTGGGTTCTAAAGTAAAAATTTGTatctattttgattttttaagacaaatacactGTTTGCActaaagctactgggttcggccgaacccataATCGAAGCTGGGGCCCCGCCCCTGATTATGCTATCCCTGAGCTAAGGATCTATTGGAACAATCTCTACCTTTATAAGGTAAGGAGTAAGGTCTGTAAATATTGTATACATCACCCTTCCTAGATTCCAATTGTGGGACTACACTGagtatatattattattgtttttgtcacaacaacaacaacaaatccagtgaaatcccacaagtatGATTTGGGGAGGGTAAAGTGACCATCGACTCAAGAAAAGTGAAAATGAAGTAATAAACAGAGATATAAGAGTACGACACTAtaagaatagagtcattcttACTGGAAATAATGACACTGTGTAATAGCAAGAGGTTagtgttgaagtttggcaaaatgccaaagtcccacattggttgggagttaagtttgggggggattttttccctataaaagaaggcataatgtttaggattgaaacacacctctcatttgccttctcatttgtttaaggcatttgtatcttttctctttagtattatttcacttgtattttggagtggaataaaatattggttgtgtccgaggagtaggcaaaattagccgaacctcgtaaattctggtgtttcctttattgttgctttattgtcttatttattatttggtggctgtcataatttttggtatagtagttgtgacttattcacactatatacatttggcttccgcaacaattggtatcagagccaaggtactgtctaagtatgctctgtggttgcagcatagtctgatcttccacatcagaaaagatttatcttggtaactgagtcaaggttctgtctgagtatgctctgtggttgcagcttagtctgatcttctacatcagaaaggaaataatcttgatttgtgtcgtcagctattaaataatatttgtgtcaaatatgagagacaataaacaagaagaatctacatcaagtgtcaacaatacgtcatcattggcatctttgcttatgacaagaattgtgtcaaatgcgaaatttatGGTAGAAATTTTTTACGGCCCgggcattttgggatgtggcaaggcgaggttctagatgtcctttttcaacaagggctagatctggccattgaagaaaagaaaccagatgttattggagaagaagattggaagattctcaaccgtgttgcttgcggtaccattcgatccttccttgctagagagcagaaatatccatacacaaaggaaacttctgcaagtaaattatggaaagcactggaggataaatttttgaagaaaaatagtcaaaataaattgtacatgaagaagagactgtttcacttcacctatgttcctggtaccacgatgaatgaacatatcaccagtttcaataagttggtcacagatttgcaaaatatggatacaacttatgatgatggtgacttggccttgatgttgttggcgtcacttcctgatgagtacgagcaccttgaaactactctactccatggaaatgacgaagtttctcttagagaagtttgttcggctttgtacagctatgaacaaagaaagcgagaaaaacagaagggcggagaaggagaagcactatttgtgaggggtcgtcctcaaagtcaaacgaggacaaagaagggaagatccaattCAAGATCCAGACcaagcaaagatgaatgtgccttttgtcgagaaaaagggcactggaagaaagactgtccgaagttgaagaataaggccaaacataacaatggaaagaccattatggattcaaatgtagctgattgtgatgattcagatttctcattagttacaacagagtcatcaacatcatcagacatatggttgatggactcggcttgtagctatcatatgtgtcccaa
This window encodes:
- the LOC107826438 gene encoding cysteine-rich receptor-like protein kinase 10 isoform X4, which produces MMDEIANLAAKENDGKKFATKEANFSSPEKLYTLAQCTPDLSDSSCYRCLRAAIGNLLGVGSRGRRVLLPSCNVRYELYPFYNVTAVAPPPPPPVRLSPPPSSQPDPTTSDRGKGGIASGVIVAIVVPIAVSVLLFIFCFCWLRRRASQKFNVAQDMTDGNEISTAESLQYQLTSIQVATTNFSADNEIGEGGFGVVYKGILPNGQEIAVKRLSRNSGQGAQEFKNEIVLIAKLQHRNLVRLLGYCFEGEEKLLVYEFVPNKSLDYFLFDPEKQQLLNWSRRYKIIGGIARGLLYLHEDSRLRVIHRDLKASNILLDADMNPKISDFGMARIFEIDQSEEITNRIVGTYGYMSPEYAMHGQYSVKSDVFSFGVLLLEIISGKKNSSFYQSDGAEDLLSYVWKNWRDGTPLNIMDPTFGESYSRNEVIQCIHIGLLCVQDDVNQRPTMESVVLMLNSYSVTKPAPQQPAFFFRSRTEMLPKGLESDQYSTSNSIPLLSENEVSITELHPR